A window from Triplophysa dalaica isolate WHDGS20190420 chromosome 3, ASM1584641v1, whole genome shotgun sequence encodes these proteins:
- the ftr66 gene encoding tripartite motif-containing protein 16 → MLTHAFLTTVCMGVRKNVHSTQTHRDSFTYLSYEQEEMKGVAHHATLKADFQSFIIAFTLLDDKMEGFLNTGEFCCPICLDLLKDPVAIPCGHSYCMDCINNYWHKDEEKKIFDCPQCRQTYSPRPVLNRNTTLAEMMEKLKNLEVPDNSHIYSNNLPGDVACDFCIKSKQKAEKSCLVCLASYCQNHLQSHYSSPVLKKHKLIDACVNLQEKICPHHNKCLDIYCRSDQQCICLLCVMDEHKGHDTVSVAAESAKKQKELETTRQNYTLKIHSKEKELLELQQAVDSLKSSARSAVENGEQIFKEVMQSIERRWCKFRDLIRDQERAAESMLQTLEQEITELNQKRHELEILLESEDQIHILQNCYSFSSSGLPDQPFTIATLSDFGKVNDAISALRMKLEDVFKGEWLRIYQAARSMKILHCTVPRIRSEFLYHSCPLQLNPLTSHKDLSLSKEHREVTVRSRVQSCPDHPERFDYWCQVLCTEGLTGCSYWEVEWRGMGVNIAVAYKNIARKGDGGEAHFGYNDKSWSLFCYRKGYAFWHNGIIRKILQPASSTIGVYLDHRAGTLAFYSVGDTMSLLHRVQTTFTQPLYPGFAFSCYGASVKFRQLE, encoded by the exons ATGCTCACACATGCATTTCTAACTACAGTATGTATGGGTGTCAGGAAGAACGTTCATAgcactcaaacacacagagattCATTTACCTATCTCTCATATGAACAGGAAGAGATGAAGGGTGTGGCCCATCATGCAACTCTAAAAGCTGACTTTCAGTCTTTTATCATTGCATTCACTTTGCTAGACGACAAAATGGAAGGGTTCCTGAACACAGGAGAGTTTTGTTGCCCAATTTGTCTGGATCTGCTGAAAGACCCTGTGGCAATTCCATGCGGGCACAGCTACTGCATGGACTGCATTAACAACTACTGGCACAAAGATGAGGAGAAGAAAATCTTCGACTGTCCCCAGTGCCGACAGACATACAGTCCCAGACCTGTTCTCAACAGAAATACCACACTGGCAGAGATGATGGAGAAGCTGAAGAATCTGGAAGTACCAGACAACTCTCACATTTACAGCAACAACCTGCCAGGGGACGTAGCCTGTGACTTCTGCATCAAAAGCAAGCAAAAAGCTGAGAAGTCTTGTTTGGTGTGTTTGGCGTCTTACTGTCAAAACCACCTTCAGTCGCACTACAGCTCACCTGTGTTGAAGAAACACAAGCTGATCGATGCCTGCGTGAACCTGCAGGAGAAGATCTGTCCTCACCATAACAAATGTTTGGATATTTATTGCAGAAGCGATCAACAGtgtatttgtcttttgtgtgtgaTGGACGAGCACAAAGGTCACGATACGGTTTCAGTGGCTGCCGAGAGCGCAAAGAAACAG AAAGAGCTTGAGACCACACGACAAAACTACACGCTGAAGATCCACAGTAAGGAGAAAGAACTGCTGGAGCTTCAACAGGCTGTGGACTCCCTCAAA AGCTCTGCGCGGTCTGCTGTGGAGAACGGTGAGCAGATCTTCAAGGAGGTGATGCAGTCTATCGAGAGGAGGTGGTGTAAGTTCAGAGATCTCATCAGAGATCAAGAGAGAGCCGCCGAGAGCATGCTGCAGACTCTTGAGCAAGAAATCACTGAACTCAATCAGAAACGTCACGAGCTGGAGATCCTTCTGGAGTCTGAAGATCAGATCCATATTCTCCAG AACTGTTACTCATTTTCTTCCTCTGGACTTCCCGATCAACCCTTCACAATAGCCACGCTCTCTGACTTTGGGAAGGTGAACGATGCGATCTCGGCTCTCAGGATGAAGCTCGAAGACGTCTTTAAGGGTGAATGGCTCAGGATCTATCAAGCCG CCAGATCAATGAAGATCCTCCATTGCACGGTGCCCAGGATTAGATCAGAGTTTCTCTACC ATTCCTGTCCACTGCAACTAAATCCTTTAACATCCCATAAGGACTTGAGTTTATCTAAGGAGCACCGAGAAGTGACGGTGCGGAGCCGGGTGCAGTCCTGTCCCGACCACCCTGAGCGTTTTGATTACTGGTGCCAGGTGCTGTGCACAGAGGGCCTGACGGGCTGCAGCTATTGGGAGGTGGAATGGAGAGGAATGGGTGTAAACATTGCCGTCGCCTACAAAAACATTGCCAGGAAAGGGGATGGCGGTGAAGCTCACTTCGGCTACAATGATAAATCCTGGAGTTTGTTTTGCTATAGGAAAGGGTACGCTTTCTGGCACAATGGGATCATCCGCAAGATCCTTCAGCCCGCTTCGTCGACCATAGGGGTGTATCTAGATCACAGGGCAGGGACGCTGGCATTTTACAGCGTGGGTGACACCATGAGTCTGCTGCACAGAGTTCAGACCACCTTCACACAGCCTCTCTATCCTGGCTTTGCGTTCTCCTGTTATGGAGCTTCTGTTAAGTTTCGTCAGTTGGAGTGA